The genomic region GATTTTCGGACTATCAAGAACTGTGCAGACGGGAAGTGGCAATATGCACATTGGAATTTCCGCGTCTGGACAGGTGATGGAGGAACACATCTACAGCGGTACATCCGCGTTTTGTCCACCGTCTACCTTCGGTCCCTGCTGTTCGAGTGTTCCAGACAGGCAGGGATGCCCGCGGCAGGGGTAGACGGCAACTGTGGCGCTCCGCGGTCGCCCGGGCGGAAGGTGCCCGGGCACGACGCTGTCGCGTTGGCGCACGATCTAGGCGCCGAGGCGAGGCGGGGCTCTCATCCCCGGTGAGACCAAGACCCGACGGGCGGTGCTAGTGGCCGTTTCCTGGACCGTTGGCTCTGGCATCCTGGCCCAAGATCAAGAACTCGACGCGCCGGTTGCGCTGCATCTCCAGGTCAGAGGCGCCGTAGGAGAGCGGTCTGCCGTAACCGTAGCCGACGGCCTCTAGTCTACTTCCGTCGACTCCCAGGGCGATGAGCTGACCGCGGACCGCTTCGGCTCGGCGGGTCGAGAGGGAGATGTTGTGGTCCCATGTCCCGCGATGGTCCGTGTGTCCTTCGACCCGGACGAGCGTGATCTCGCGGTAGGTCAGGAGGATCTGCGCGACCTGGCGCAGGAGCGGCAGAGAGTCGGGTAGCACATCCGCGCTGTCGGTCGCGAACAGCACCTGCTCGGTGATGACGATCTGGCGACGTTCGACGTAGGCCAGGGACTCGTCCGGGCACCCGTCGGAGTCGTCCACTCCGTTGACGGTCTCGGGTTCGTGAGGGCACAGGTCGTCTTGCCCAACCAACCCGTCGAAGTCGAAGTCCACTTCGATAGGGGCGCCGGGGACGTCAACTTGGCTGGCCTCCCGTTCGCCACGCAGTCGGTAGAAGGTCGCGACTTCGGCGCAAGGTCCGGCCGTGGATAGCTGCTCCGTGTGGCGGTCTCGTGCGGCTTTCAAAGCCGCGACTTGGTCAGCATCGAGACCCAACACCTCAGCAACGGCCAGGATGCCCCGCAGGCGGTCCAACTCGGCAACGTGGAACTGAGCCGCCGCGTTGGACTGAAGAAATGCTTCGCTCCGACGAATGTCACCGGCCCAGTCTGGCGCGGCGATCGTGCGTAGCGCCTCCAGCTCCTGCGGTGGGATCTCAACGTCGCCCTCAACGTCCAGCAGCAGGAGCCAGAGGACGGCTCGAAGCTGACTGTGGATCTGATGAGCAGCGACGCGGTCGATGTGAGAGCCGGGGGGAGGAGTCGAGCGCGGCGACTGGAACCAGTCAGCAGGGAATTCGTCGAGGTAGCGCGTCGCTGCGCGCGCCGCGAGCTCCGGACGCCCTTGCTGCCGATAGATGAACGCGCTGGAGGCGAGCGCACCACTCGTTTGCCAAGTAGGCCGTGCGGCCTCTGACCGAAAGGCCCAGTTCAGTGCTTCGTCGAAATTGCACAGGCTCTGGAACATCATGGACACTAGGGCCGCACCGTTCGCGGCGTTGTCGGTCGTACCTTGCGCCGCACCGAGGGCAAGCTCCTGAGCTTTTGCGAGCTCGCCCTCGGCGAAGAAGGCGCAGGTGGCCCTGCTGATGTCCAAAGCGGCCTGGTTGTTCGGCACCTCAAGGAGCCGCGGGTCGACCGACTGCAAGCGCACCTCCGCCTCCGCACACATGCCCGCGTTCCACAGGGCCATAGCCGCTTGAAAGTCGGCGACGCTCTCGGACATCGGACGGGTCGTCGTGTGCGACCGCCCGTGTCCAAACAGGGAGCAGGCGGATGTGAGCATCACGGCCACACACGCCACGCCAACGCTCAGCGCCCGGCAAGAGTGGGCTGCTGCGGCCGCGCCGGGACGGCGGGAGGCAGCTTGAGGCGGAGCAGAAGGACCAGGGGTGCGGTGCTTGGGTGTCATCGTGTTCACGCGTGCGGCGAAGACCGTGTGCTTGCGTGGTCACTCCACGAGCAAGCTCTTCACCCCGAACGCTTGTCGCGACCTCGGTTGATCCGTTGCCTCGTCGCGTCCAGTCGGAGCGCGACTGCCACCCGCAAGCCCGTCTACGGCCCCGCGAAGCTCGCGCGCTCGGCCACCACGAAGAACGACGTGGACCAGCCGTCGTCGAAGTCGAAGATGCAGTTGGGGTCGTGGATCTCGGTGCCGTCCCCTTCCACGCAGCCCACGATGATGGGCGTGCACAGGTCCGTGGGGAGCCCGGCGACGATCAGCTGCTCGAGGCCGTCGCCGTCGAGGTCAGTGTCAGGCTGCGTTGGCACAAAGCCCAGGCGCCGCCCGGCGCCCACCAGGTCGGCCAGGCTGATGACGCGCTCGACCTCTTGGCAGAGGGGGTAGCCGCTGGCTGTGCCGGAGCCGAAGAGGTCCATGGCGTGCGCCAGGGAGCGCACCTCCAGCACGCCGCAGACGGTGCCCTCGATGCGCTGCGGGTTCACGTCGTCGGGCCGCGCGGCGAGGGTGAAGCGCGCGCGCCGCAGCGGCTCTTCGATGACCACCGCGCCGTCCGCGTTCAGCGCGATGTCCGCCACGTCCGACATGATGCGCTCGCCGTCGGTCACCGCGTGGACGTAGTCAAAGGGCAGGCCGGCGGGGGTGACCACGCGGGCCAGCGGGTCCAAGATGACCGCGCCAAACATCGCCAAGCGCACCCGCTCGGGCAGGGGCGTGCCCCGCTGCCAGCCGTTGATCGCGATGGCCGGCCGCTCGGTGGAGTCGCGGAACTGCCGCGCGACCTGGGAATTCCAGGCCACGGCCGTGCTTGTCAGCGCGCGCCCGGCGGCGTTCTGCAGCGATCCCGTGCCCGTGACGTCGCAGCCCAGGGCCGGGTCAGTCGCGAAGCCCAGCTCGGTCAGGATGAAGAGCTCCTCGGTCTCGCAGCCAGCTGAGCAGCCGTCCCAGTCGGCCGCGTTGCCGTCGTCGCACGCCTCGGGAGCCACCAGCTGACCGTCGCCACAACCTGCTGCCGGGGCGCAGCCAACACAGGCTCCGCTGCTCGCGTCGCAGGCCTCGGCGGGCGCGTCGAGCTGGCCGTCACCGCACTGCTCAACCTCGCACGACGCGCGGCAGCCGTCCCCGTTGATGCGGTTTCCGTCGTCGCAGGTCTCGGCTCCCTCGATGACGCCGTTGCCACACAGCGCGCTCCAGCGGCACGCGACGCACCCGTCATCTGCGTCCGTGTTGGCGTCGTCGCAGCTCTCCCCCGGGTCGACGATGCCGTCACCGCAGCCCTCGACCAGCGGGGGCAGGTGCTCATCGGTCCAGTCGTAGGGTGGGCCCGCGTCGGGGGCGCCGCGGTTTGGACCGTGCCGCTGGCCGTTCGCGCAGCCTACCGCCGCGAGGGCGAGCGCGAGGGCGAGCGCGAGCGCCCGGCGACCAGGGAGCGCAGAGCGTGCCCTCATGGTGTCTCCTGTCCGAACAGGATGTCTCGCCACTCGACGCCCGAGCGCACCGCTGTGGAGTCGTAGCCAGGGTCCTGCGGCTGCAGCGAGCCAAAGTAATAGACCCTCGCCGGCAGGGCTGCGCCTGGCGCGTCAGGGGGCAGCGGCACCAGGCGCGCGTGCTGAATGCGGAAGCGGTCAAACGCGCCCGACTCGCCGCTGGGGGCGAGCAACGCAGCGACGAAGTGGGGTGCCGCGCCCGTAGCGAGAAAGAGCCCGACGTTGCCGGTGTCGCCGTCTGGGCCGACCACCCACAGGCTGTCCCCCAAGCGACCCACGGTGAGCGCCGGGTCGTCGGTCCACGTGGGGGCGTCCCAGGGGTGCGTGCTGGTCTGCGCGTAGCTGTCGGGGTCACCCGTCTCAGAGGCGAGCTCGACGAGGCGGCGCGCGCCCGCGCTGTCCGTGCCCAGGAGGTGCACGCGGCGAGCCCCACCCTGCAGCTCGGCGTGGTGGTCGAACCCCACCAGGCGTGGCGCCTGGAGCTCGACCAGCGTGGCCACAGAGACCGGCTCAGACTCGCGGAACACGTCGCAGTCGGCGGACGCAAAGAACCGCATGGTCCCATCCTGCGGGTCGAGCCGCGCGCCCTCAAAGCGCTGAAACGCGTCTACCCACGCGAGCGCCATGTCCCCGGCCGCGAAGGTCGAGCGAGAGGCCGCCCACGAGGACCCGTCGGCCGACACATGCGCGCGGTCGCCGATGACCACGCAGCGCAGCTCGGGGCTCTCCGCCGCCGCGCGGAAGCCCGGGGCGTTGATGAGCGGGGACAGGTGTGAGCGGTCGCAGGTGTCGTACGAGCTGCGGGCCGTGCTCACGACCTCCACCAGCCCGCTCGCGCCGATGGCCTCTCCTCGCGCCTCAATCCGCACGGTCAGCGGCTCGTCGAGAGGCACCGCTGGGTCGACGGTCACGGGGGCCGTTCGGAGGCCCTCGTCCGTGGCGTGCAGCCACCAGCGGCCGCCGCTGACGTAGAACTCGAACTGCGAGTAGTTGCCCTCGCGCAGCTCGATACCGGCCGAGGTCTCGTTGGAGCGCTCGCCAGCGGCCGTCTCGATCCACATGCGCGACACGTCGGCGGCCTCGGGCCACACCATGTGCGCCTCTGCGACCGTGCCGAAGCGCCCGGACACAAACGACAAGACCAGCTCTGTCCCGGGCGCTAGGAAGACATGCGCGACGAGGCCCATATCCGTCAGCGCCCCCGTGATGGGCGCGCGCGTCTCGATGAACTGCCGCGGCAGCAGCCGAATGACGTCCTTGTCGAGGATGGTCTGGGCCAGCTCGACGGTGCCCGAGGTCACCCAGTCCAGGTTGGGAAACGCCTCGTGCTCGTTCCAGCGCCGCAGCTCCAGCACCGTCCCTGGGCGAAACGCGCAGCGGCGGGTCACCTGGTAGCCCTGGCTCCAACAGCTGGGGTCCGCGCCGTCCACCAAGGGCACACCCGCGAAGCTGTCGCCGTCGTTGTTGCGCCCGTCCGAACATGCCGCGCCTGTCTCTGCGCAGTGCCCGTCGCAGCGGGGGTCGTCGCAGTCGGCCAGGCCGTCAAAGTCGTCGTCCAAGCCGTTGCTGCACAGCGCATGGGACGACTCCCCCTGGGGCTCCGGATAGCCGAAGAGCGCGGTGCAGCCGCCTAGAAGGCACAGCGCGGTGGCTGCGATGGTCCTCTCGTACCTCACGGGGTGGAGCTTACGCGATGTGGCGAGGGGGCGCTGCATGAAGCGAGCGTGGGGCGGCCCGTCTAGCGGGCCACCCCGTTTCATCTCACGCGGGATGTCTGCTGCACGCTTGCCTCTTGGAGTGCCTTAGTTGGCCCTCACGGAGTCGCCGCCCCCGCCGCGAGGAAGCCCGCCGACATCGCGCTGCAACTGGGCCCCACAACCACATCGTAGAGGTTCGCAAGAATCGGCGCGATGTCGTCGAAGGTGACCTCGCCCCCCGTGACCTGCACAACATCCATCAAGAAGGTCTCGAAGTCCGGCTGCGCGAGCAGGCCACCGATGACAACGTTCGAGAGAGTGCCGCCGGCCGTGGTGCCGGTGACCGTCACCTGGGTCAGGTTGACACGCAGATCGACGAAGCCGGAAGTCGTGTCGTAGGGGATCGTGAACCCAAACTCGCTCGTGACGCCACGCAGATTTCCAGCTCCATCTACGCTCGCTACGAACGGGCCACCGAGCGGGACCTGTTGCTCGTCTTCGATGACGACCGAGGCGCACCCAACGCCCGGAGTGACGCGCACGTTCAGCTCCAGGCGGGTGCAAGTAGGTCCGGAAGCCGGGCATGCGATGGCTGCGTCGATAGCGCTCTGAAGGTCGATCGGGTCGTCGGGCGCAAGCGCCGGAAGCGCGGCCGCGAGGTCGATGAGCGAGTTGTCGACCCCACCCGCATAGTCGGGAACGCCGCAGACGTCGCCTGCGAAATCGACGTTGTGCCCGATCGTTTCACCATTGTTGGCTTGTGTCTGGGTAGGAATGCTCAGCGTGGTGAGGTGGTAGACGACTGCGGGTGCGTTGGCGACACACACCGGAGTGTCACAGCTCGTGTCGCTGCCGCTTGGGTCATCTCCCGACTGGTTGGTGGTCCCGAACGGGCAAGCCGTGCAGACCCCGCCAAGCACGTGTTCGTCCTGGTTGCAGGTGGCGTCGCAAACTGTG from Sandaracinaceae bacterium harbors:
- a CDS encoding OmpA family protein gives rise to the protein MSESVADFQAAMALWNAGMCAEAEVRLQSVDPRLLEVPNNQAALDISRATCAFFAEGELAKAQELALGAAQGTTDNAANGAALVSMMFQSLCNFDEALNWAFRSEAARPTWQTSGALASSAFIYRQQGRPELAARAATRYLDEFPADWFQSPRSTPPPGSHIDRVAAHQIHSQLRAVLWLLLLDVEGDVEIPPQELEALRTIAAPDWAGDIRRSEAFLQSNAAAQFHVAELDRLRGILAVAEVLGLDADQVAALKAARDRHTEQLSTAGPCAEVATFYRLRGEREASQVDVPGAPIEVDFDFDGLVGQDDLCPHEPETVNGVDDSDGCPDESLAYVERRQIVITEQVLFATDSADVLPDSLPLLRQVAQILLTYREITLVRVEGHTDHRGTWDHNISLSTRRAEAVRGQLIALGVDGSRLEAVGYGYGRPLSYGASDLEMQRNRRVEFLILGQDARANGPGNGH
- a CDS encoding DUF4215 domain-containing protein, with protein sequence MRARSALPGRRALALALALALAAVGCANGQRHGPNRGAPDAGPPYDWTDEHLPPLVEGCGDGIVDPGESCDDANTDADDGCVACRWSALCGNGVIEGAETCDDGNRINGDGCRASCEVEQCGDGQLDAPAEACDASSGACVGCAPAAGCGDGQLVAPEACDDGNAADWDGCSAGCETEELFILTELGFATDPALGCDVTGTGSLQNAAGRALTSTAVAWNSQVARQFRDSTERPAIAINGWQRGTPLPERVRLAMFGAVILDPLARVVTPAGLPFDYVHAVTDGERIMSDVADIALNADGAVVIEEPLRRARFTLAARPDDVNPQRIEGTVCGVLEVRSLAHAMDLFGSGTASGYPLCQEVERVISLADLVGAGRRLGFVPTQPDTDLDGDGLEQLIVAGLPTDLCTPIIVGCVEGDGTEIHDPNCIFDFDDGWSTSFFVVAERASFAGP